One region of Marinitoga hydrogenitolerans DSM 16785 genomic DNA includes:
- a CDS encoding N5-glutamine methyltransferase family protein, giving the protein MTLNEFIKEFQNILVKKGIKNPLYFVGNIISKIDNIPLSKILIEKDFEIKEELLNKLKKIIIEEYPVEYITKKVVFFNGEFYVDEHVLIPRIETEDLIKIAIDIIKENNYKTIIDIGTGSGVIAIILKKYFPNLIVYGIDISEDALKIANYNAKLHNVSIQFIKSDILKDITYDIIKDADFIISNPPYVETDFYFQNKALHFEPKIALEAGKDGQSFFLNLSYNYPDILKSKHFIFETTEFNIDKTKLLLSKFGKVKIYKDSFGINRFIEKLPWRD; this is encoded by the coding sequence ATGACATTAAATGAATTTATAAAAGAATTTCAAAATATTTTAGTAAAAAAGGGGATAAAAAATCCCCTTTATTTTGTTGGAAATATAATTTCGAAAATAGACAATATACCTTTAAGTAAAATATTAATAGAAAAAGATTTTGAAATAAAGGAAGAACTACTAAATAAATTAAAAAAAATAATTATAGAAGAATATCCTGTTGAATATATAACTAAAAAAGTTGTTTTTTTTAATGGTGAGTTTTATGTTGATGAACATGTTTTGATTCCCCGAATAGAAACTGAAGATTTAATAAAAATTGCTATTGATATTATAAAAGAAAACAATTATAAAACAATTATTGATATTGGAACAGGTAGTGGTGTAATAGCAATTATTTTAAAAAAATATTTTCCCAATTTGATTGTGTATGGTATTGATATTTCAGAAGATGCTTTAAAGATCGCAAATTATAACGCTAAATTGCATAATGTTTCTATACAATTTATAAAAAGCGATATTCTTAAAGACATAACTTATGATATAATTAAAGATGCTGATTTTATAATTTCAAATCCACCTTATGTAGAAACCGATTTTTATTTTCAAAACAAAGCTTTACATTTTGAACCTAAAATAGCTTTAGAAGCTGGAAAAGATGGGCAATCTTTTTTTCTAAATTTAAGTTATAATTATCCTGATATATTAAAAAGTAAGCATTTTATATTTGAAACCACAGAATTTAATATTGATAAAACAAAACTATTATTATCTAAATTTGGAAAAGTTAAAATTTACAAAGATTCATTTGGTATAAATAGATTTATCGAAAAATTACCTTGGAGGGATTAA
- a CDS encoding metal-sulfur cluster assembly factor translates to MNQMVTKEEVMNALRNVYDMEVGFDVVSLGLIYEVNIDEENNVHVLMTLTTPMCPLAGFITEDAKNKVGSIEGVKSVNVELTFDPPWDPSKASDEVRTILGI, encoded by the coding sequence ATGAATCAAATGGTGACTAAAGAAGAAGTTATGAATGCTTTAAGAAATGTATATGATATGGAAGTTGGTTTTGATGTTGTATCTTTAGGACTTATTTATGAGGTTAACATAGATGAAGAAAACAACGTACACGTATTAATGACATTAACTACTCCAATGTGCCCATTAGCAGGTTTTATAACTGAAGATGCAAAAAATAAAGTGGGATCAATTGAAGGAGTAAAAAGCGTTAATGTGGAACTTACATTTGATCCACCTTGGGATCCTTCAAAAGCATCTGATGAAGTAAGAACAATATTAGGAATATGA
- a CDS encoding peptidylprolyl isomerase: MKKYLFLILVFLFTFISLGVIKYSDLDSKSVAIINKEIINYDYFQSQAKTLEILRGINKINDTFYKILVGTIDGNNVIQKYERTKLDRLAGEILFIQFTESKNIDLKKEELFNAIKSQTENIFNSSNLSENDILLYLISKGFENKEQYIYSLYHEKLYKNAVSAIYQYLINNIDVSDEEIKNEYNTNKDKYYKPQSSDLKLVFFKSSDDASLAYQKIIDGYYSFDDIYNNKYPSREATTIKINIDDQTNELIKTIKSSFPGAILKPMKYNNNYYSLIKIEKKTPKQPMTLDEAKDMIINNIKDEKAKQLFDKLISSEFQTFKNNSDIIINTKYFKGDESNGD; encoded by the coding sequence ATGAAGAAATATTTATTTTTAATTTTAGTTTTTTTATTTACTTTTATTTCCCTTGGGGTCATTAAATACAGTGATTTAGATTCTAAAAGTGTAGCAATCATTAATAAAGAAATTATAAATTATGATTATTTCCAATCACAGGCAAAAACTCTGGAAATTTTGAGAGGAATTAATAAAATTAATGATACTTTTTATAAAATATTAGTTGGAACGATAGATGGAAATAATGTTATTCAAAAATATGAAAGAACAAAGTTAGATAGATTAGCTGGTGAAATATTATTTATTCAATTCACAGAGAGTAAAAATATTGATTTAAAAAAAGAAGAATTGTTTAACGCTATTAAAAGTCAAACAGAAAATATTTTTAATTCTTCAAATTTATCAGAAAATGATATTTTATTATATTTAATTTCAAAAGGTTTTGAAAACAAAGAACAATATATTTATAGCTTATACCATGAAAAGTTGTATAAAAACGCTGTTTCCGCTATTTATCAATATTTAATCAATAATATTGATGTTTCTGATGAAGAAATTAAAAATGAATATAATACAAATAAAGATAAATATTATAAACCACAATCTTCAGATTTAAAACTGGTATTCTTTAAGTCTTCTGATGATGCATCTCTGGCATATCAAAAAATAATAGATGGTTATTATTCATTTGATGATATATATAACAATAAATATCCTTCAAGAGAAGCTACTACAATAAAAATAAATATAGATGATCAAACAAATGAATTAATTAAAACAATAAAATCTTCATTTCCAGGAGCAATATTAAAACCTATGAAATATAACAACAATTATTATTCTTTAATAAAAATTGAGAAAAAAACTCCAAAACAACCAATGACTTTAGATGAAGCTAAAGATATGATAATAAATAATATCAAAGATGAAAAAGCCAAACAATTATTTGATAAATTGATATCCTCTGAATTTCAAACATTCAAAAATAATTCTGATATTATTATAAACACTAAATATTTTAAAGGAGATGAATCAAATGGTGACTAA
- a CDS encoding MazG family protein yields the protein MKELDNFNKLLEIMETLRSEKGCPWDKKQTHESLKPYAIEEAYELVHAIDGKDKNHFIEELGDVLLQVIFHSQIAKENGDFTINDVLENLNNKLIRRHPHVFENEGEYSYEQWEKLKAKEKGKKDFSKIGEYNNGMPPLMNLRRLIENAFAVGYDPYKDNDIINLLFEDLKNLKKDNLNEKYNIDFLTHLIYFYVKNNINIDSIISKAAQVFIQNYKKYEDREDFK from the coding sequence ATGAAAGAATTAGATAATTTTAATAAATTATTGGAAATAATGGAAACTTTACGTTCAGAAAAAGGATGCCCATGGGACAAAAAACAAACCCATGAATCTTTAAAACCTTATGCTATAGAAGAAGCCTATGAATTGGTACATGCTATAGATGGCAAAGACAAGAATCATTTTATAGAAGAATTAGGGGACGTTTTACTTCAGGTAATTTTTCATTCTCAAATTGCAAAGGAAAACGGTGATTTTACTATAAATGATGTATTAGAAAATCTCAATAATAAGTTAATAAGACGACATCCACATGTTTTTGAAAATGAAGGAGAGTATTCTTATGAACAATGGGAAAAATTAAAAGCAAAAGAAAAAGGAAAAAAAGATTTCTCTAAAATTGGGGAATATAATAACGGAATGCCCCCATTAATGAATTTAAGAAGATTAATAGAAAATGCTTTCGCAGTAGGTTATGATCCTTATAAGGATAATGATATAATAAATTTATTATTTGAAGATTTGAAAAATTTGAAAAAGGATAATTTGAATGAAAAATATAATATTGATTTTTTAACGCATTTGATATATTTTTATGTTAAAAATAATATAAACATAGATTCTATCATTTCTAAAGCTGCTCAGGTATTTATACAAAATTACAAAAAATATGAAGATAGGGAGGATTTTAAATGA
- a CDS encoding ribonuclease HII, giving the protein MDLEYLKKYGKIIGVDEAGRGPLAGPVVVGAVLLENIKQLNLLNKISNDSKKMSEKDRDIAFEIIMKNFKYSIKISSPEEIDMLNIFSATTLGIKRALNDFNIADKYVLIDGKNFKLNMNNYECIVKGDSKSKVIGAASILAKVFRDRYMKELDEEFPEYNFKKHKGYPTKEHIENIKKHGVKSFHRITFNPIKKLMLNKEIKFNKNEFDSMRLMRIGL; this is encoded by the coding sequence ATGGATTTAGAATATTTAAAAAAATATGGTAAAATTATTGGGGTGGATGAAGCTGGAAGAGGCCCATTAGCAGGTCCTGTTGTTGTAGGAGCTGTATTATTGGAAAATATAAAACAACTAAATTTATTAAATAAAATATCCAATGATTCAAAAAAGATGAGTGAAAAAGATAGAGATATAGCTTTTGAAATAATTATGAAAAATTTTAAATACTCTATAAAAATTTCTTCACCTGAAGAAATAGATATGTTAAATATTTTTTCTGCGACAACACTTGGAATAAAAAGAGCCTTAAATGATTTTAATATCGCTGATAAATATGTTTTGATTGATGGAAAAAATTTCAAACTTAATATGAACAATTATGAATGCATAGTAAAAGGAGATTCTAAGTCTAAAGTAATAGGAGCTGCATCAATTTTAGCTAAAGTTTTTAGAGATCGATACATGAAAGAGTTAGATGAAGAATTTCCTGAGTATAATTTCAAGAAACATAAAGGTTATCCCACTAAAGAACATATTGAAAATATTAAAAAACACGGTGTAAAGTCATTTCATAGAATAACTTTTAACCCTATTAAAAAATTGATGCTAAACAAAGAAATCAAATTTAATAAAAACGAATTCGACTCTATGAGATTAATGAGGATAGGTTTATAG
- a CDS encoding pyridoxal phosphate-dependent aminotransferase — protein MEFSKRVLNMQASPIRKLIPYAEQAKKMGKTVLHLNIGQPDLETPKAFFDYIEKHNPEIISYTHSAGLIELREAFSKYYKDNNIPFTPEEIIVTNGGSEAIIFALGAIADPGDEIIVIEPFYANYKGFAEMINVKLVPVRALPETGYAVPSINEFEAVLSNRTKGIIFSNPSNPTGAVYSEEELKTIVEFAKKHDLYIISDEVYREFTFDGTKHISTMAFGEYNRTIVVDSISKRYSACGARVGVFATKNRELYNQVMKMAQSRLCPPMIAQLGTIGLLEMDKSYIESVYKEYDKRRLAVYEELSKIEGAVFEKPKGAFYVSVKLPVDNSEKFVKWLLTDFSIENTTVMVAPLNGFYATPNTGMQEIRIAYVLNSEKLRFATKILAEAVKVYNNGRVIS, from the coding sequence ATGGAGTTTTCTAAAAGAGTTTTAAATATGCAAGCGTCACCAATTAGAAAATTGATTCCATATGCAGAACAGGCGAAAAAAATGGGTAAAACTGTATTACATCTTAATATAGGGCAACCAGATTTAGAAACACCAAAAGCCTTTTTTGATTATATAGAGAAGCATAATCCGGAAATTATATCCTATACGCATTCAGCAGGATTAATAGAATTAAGAGAAGCATTTTCAAAATACTATAAAGATAATAATATTCCGTTTACTCCAGAAGAAATAATAGTTACAAATGGTGGAAGTGAAGCAATTATTTTCGCATTAGGAGCAATAGCTGATCCAGGAGACGAAATTATTGTTATAGAACCATTCTATGCAAATTATAAAGGATTTGCAGAGATGATAAATGTGAAATTAGTTCCAGTTAGGGCTCTTCCTGAAACAGGTTATGCTGTTCCTTCGATAAATGAGTTTGAAGCAGTTTTGTCAAATAGGACTAAAGGTATAATTTTTTCAAACCCGTCAAATCCAACAGGTGCTGTATATAGTGAAGAGGAATTAAAGACAATTGTTGAATTTGCGAAAAAACATGATTTATATATAATCTCAGATGAAGTTTATAGAGAATTTACATTTGATGGTACAAAACATATTTCAACAATGGCATTTGGTGAGTATAATAGAACAATAGTTGTTGACAGTATTTCAAAGAGATATAGTGCGTGTGGCGCCAGAGTAGGAGTATTTGCTACAAAAAATAGAGAGTTATATAATCAGGTTATGAAAATGGCACAATCCAGATTATGTCCTCCAATGATAGCACAACTTGGAACAATAGGACTTTTAGAAATGGATAAATCATATATTGAATCAGTTTACAAAGAATATGATAAAAGAAGATTAGCAGTTTATGAGGAATTATCTAAGATAGAAGGAGCTGTTTTTGAAAAACCGAAAGGAGCATTTTATGTTTCTGTAAAATTACCAGTTGATAACAGTGAAAAATTTGTTAAATGGCTTCTTACAGATTTTAGTATAGAAAATACAACGGTAATGGTTGCGCCTTTAAATGGTTTTTATGCCACGCCAAATACAGGTATGCAGGAAATTAGAATTGCTTATGTATTGAACAGTGAGAAATTAAGATTTGCAACTAAAATTTTAGCTGAAGCAGTTAAAGTTTACAATAACGGGCGGGTGATATCTTGA
- a CDS encoding class II aldolase/adducin family protein, producing the protein MKSEIIKAIEYLEKKGLIKGTWGNLSIKIKDKIYITPSGVPYDILKEEDISVMDFESQKHISGLKPSSEKALHFEIYKNFPEIKAVVHTHSLYASIYSALRKPVPCYIEDQAQIIGGEIPVAEYKLPGTLDLALEAVKKFKIGVYGILLANHGIVSIGRNLKEALIAAEIIEKSANIAYHVELMGEGYPLSEEDIKWMRNLYIASYSKNI; encoded by the coding sequence TTGAAAAGTGAAATAATAAAAGCAATAGAGTATCTTGAGAAAAAAGGGTTGATAAAAGGGACATGGGGGAATTTAAGTATAAAGATAAAAGATAAAATATATATAACTCCATCTGGAGTTCCTTATGATATATTAAAGGAAGAAGATATTTCTGTTATGGATTTTGAAAGCCAAAAACATATTTCCGGATTAAAGCCATCTTCTGAAAAAGCTTTGCATTTTGAAATATATAAAAATTTTCCAGAAATAAAAGCAGTAGTGCATACTCACAGTCTATATGCATCTATTTATTCTGCTTTGAGAAAGCCTGTTCCATGTTATATTGAAGATCAGGCGCAGATTATTGGAGGAGAAATACCAGTTGCAGAATATAAATTGCCTGGGACACTAGATTTGGCACTTGAAGCAGTAAAGAAGTTTAAAATAGGTGTATATGGAATTTTATTAGCAAATCATGGAATTGTTTCAATAGGAAGGAATTTAAAAGAGGCTTTAATTGCTGCTGAAATAATTGAGAAAAGTGCAAATATAGCCTATCATGTTGAATTGATGGGAGAAGGTTATCCTTT